ATTGAGGTTTGATAGTATATAGTTcctttttctaaagaaagaaGCCGAATGTTGCAATTGAAATGGAGGAAGGCAGTGTTAACGGATATGTTCAGATGGTTAGGTTGTTGAATTTGAGTAATGCTTAGAGTTCTAGTCTACGTCTTTAGCTTTGGATTTTATCTGCTTTGTACTATGAAAGTTTATGATATTTATGTCAATTTATGATTATTTTCATATCTCGTGTCTTAAGGTTTTATTCAAACAATTCTATCCTCTCATCTGAAAAAGAtgggaaaatttttaaaaagaaagaagagcttATTCGATTTTCACTAGTACTTTGTCTATGTACGAGTTTTTGTCGGCCACCACGAGAAAGTTTTGAacccccactttttttttcctttgataatTAAATCCCAATTCCCAACCATTAAAGCTGGAGACTTATGCCATAGAGAATAGAGATAAATGAAAGAGACTCGGCAGTCGGCTCATCTAAAGGGAAAATATCTTATAACCGAACTAGGCTTTAGCTGAAGGCTGGAATCCTAATTTCCTAAATATGCTAGGTGTTACACTCTGTTGATAAACATTTGAGTCTTAACTGGTTATATAAACACAATTATTTGACTTTATTAAATGAATAACAAGTTGATATTTGCCAATAGGATATAGCTCAATTGACATTTTTTGGTACTTTCGAACTCAATTGACATTTTCTAGTATTTTGGAGAAATATAGGCATAGCTAAAATAGCGTGGAGAAACATAGGCAGGCACACTTCTAAAAATCTTAGAGAGCTTGGCTAATCTCTAAGGGACCATAATCTCACCACCCCACACATCAGACAATTACATAAACAAATTCCTTAGGAGTGACTCCAAATACATTGAATCGAAGAGTCATGGATCATATAAGACATGGAAACCATTGAACCAACTCCTTGGAATTACGATCATTTCATATTATTTATGAATactttgttttattaatttcatattgAATGAGTATACGGCGAGTTTCAGGACTAGCGAAATAGCATTGAACCAACTCCTTGGCATTAACGATCATTTCTATTATTTATGAATACTTTTTTCCgattattttcatattaaatGAGCATATAGTAAGTTTCCATTGCTtgtaaagagaaggagaaaaaaaaatattttgaaggggCATTCCAATATGCCAAATTGCCAGTCACAGTTCACACTAAACAAAGCTAAGGGGCCGGCCTCTAAATGCCAGAAGATCGATACTGCCAAACCAATAGGATTTGAATTCGATTACTAGCCACCACCACAAGGTCGAGAATGCTGTCCATTTTTaaccaaacacataaaaaaacagaaaatagttttttggaACTGTGTTCATAATCACAAATGATAAACGCGTCAAGCCCTTTATATTTAGAGGACTTTTAGCATTACACACAGAGGTTGTTCTCTTTTACATCTTAAAACTCTGTCTGTAACATTTATAATGCTATCAAATGTCATGCAACTTAACAAGTATCCTCACAAGATACAAGACTATTTATTCAGCTGGCTCACACACACTTTAAcctattttttttcaagaacaTTTGCCCAACCAGACTTATCCCTGAAGCTTGCGCTCTATGGAAAATCTGTGAAAAGCACACAgctgacatgcaccacaaaaaCCTACTACATTGCAATTCTGCTTACATATTGCTTATGCAACAGTGCCTGCTTGTTCGCAGAGGTCTAATAGATCCAGGGTCTGCAAAATCATGGAATAAAAATTTATGGTCATCAGAAtgacatgaaaataaaaaagaaagaagatgaataTGATAATCAAGGATATCCAATATACCTCTGGAACTGAGAGCTCAAGACGGAATTTGGGGCCATCATAGTGATGCAAGACTGGCCTAAAGGCATCTTCTTCCAAAGCCTTGCAGATTTTTCTAACACGGATTCTCACCTATTTAAATGGGTTAAACAGTTCCATCAGCTATTGATATCTCCCATATACACCAAACAAACAAAGCTTTCCAATTCATAAATCTAAATTATACCTGAGCGGGAAACCTTGACTCGCCTTTACATTTTTTATCTTCCCAAGCAGTTGCATCAATGTTAGATCCCCCAAAACTTGTTGCCTAACCATTATCAAAAAACACACAATCAATCTCAAAGTTGAGCATAAAACTAATTAACCTCATAATTCCTCTAGGGAGAGAAACTTTGCCTATGCGTGACATTGTaaagaagagaggaaagaaaacaggaaaaggaaacaaaaagagGTAACTAAATTAACATGGATTCCAGATATCTAACAATCTCTGATGAAAACAGTAATATACTGGACAATAACTCCTACTGCCCATTGGCCATCCTCCCCCTAAACCTTGTTCAACAACTGCTAATATGCTCTTTTCACAAGCTCGTGCCCATTGACAGGCAGGAGAAATACAAAAGCAGACGACCAATACAACACTTGCcagttttttttataagataaaaCTTATCAGTTATTACCCCAACtatcaaaagaatgaaaataaaacaatctaaaGCCAAactgtggtctctcaatcaaaTAACGGGGAAAATAATGATATGATAATCAATTTTGCAGAAAATCTGACAATCTAACCGACCCTGTACTACCAAGAGAATTTCAAAggaaataaatgcaataaataGGAACAAGTGAGAACAAACCTCAAAGATTCCATGCAACTGGTGAGTAGTGTAATTATAGAGAAACAGTGGTAAGCCTGGGGTTATTGCCCGAACAGAATCCCGATATCTTGGAGgcaaacctataaaatgaatgCAATAATAACATACACAAGTCATTCACTTGATATGATCaataactgaaaaaaaaaatactaaacttAAACAGCCACTATAATAACACTCTAATATGAATACATGCAATCATCTTCCTCAAATATGTGGCACTCCATCTTAAAGCATTAAATACTCGGTTTTGGACCATTGAACTGCtgattataatttcaaaatccCTCTTCAATCACTGGCGAAAACATACAAACTCCTGTTGATGGATGAGTATGATCACAACATTATATAAAAGATGCCTAAATACATGTCAGCACTATTCATGCCTAGGTACTTCTGTTTAAGTCcaggaaaatatataaaagagaagattACCAAATAGCTGTCGCTTTAAATCTTCCTGCATCGTGTCATTATTACATACAAAGATGTATCCCCCCAACACCTCATTCCGTGGGAGTGTCTCTGTTGCTGGCAAGGTCTTGAACCTTTTGTCAACTGCATTGTTGGAGTTGGCAttttcattgttgttgttggtggtggagTTGTTGGAGTTATTGTTATTGATGTTGTCATTGGATGCTTTGCTGATGAGGTTATTGCCACTATACTTGGTACCCATTATGTTTCCCATAAGGGTTGCATTGTTTTTCTGATAAACTGCATTCATATTATAAATACCATTCCTGAGGGAAGAACTTTTGTTCACACTTTCAGTTAATTTAGAGTCCAAGTTCAACATGTTGAAGTTGAGGCTTTCAAATTTGTTGTCTTCCTGGAACCCAAACTTCTCCCTTGTCCTCATTTCAGTTGGGCCCTTGGAGAGATCAAGGTTATTCATGCGCTCGCCCTTTATCCTTGTCTGCTCAGCCAATTTTGAAGCAGCCACTAACCATTTGTGATCCTCTGAGACTTTTGATTGTCCTCGAAGCTCATCACCCAATTGCCAAAAGCTATGCATGCTCTCCATCTTTGCAAAACCTAATTTCATTGACACAAAGAACAAATCATTTTAATGTAAGAGAAGAAAATGCTTATTTCACCCAAGAAGTATGACCAAAGAATCCaatgcataaaaagaaaaagaacaaaacaattttaaccgtaaaataaaaataaataaataaaaagaagaagaagaagcatttGGGCTTCTCATGATCTAAAAAAGGATAAACTAACTCATATTTACcaaacaacatcaacaacaaaaccttagtcccaaaatttggTACCCAAAAAAAACTGCCAAACAAggtagaaaaaaattatatgttcatGATCAAGTTACTTGGTTTGATTATTTTAAGCTTCGAGGATCAGCATCAGAGAAGAGAAATATGTTATGAAAATCATGTATATCATTCTAGCAGTACACGAAGAAATCACAAGTCCCAACAattcaaaaagtgaaaaacatcaAAGATTACACTATAAATCAGATCCTTGAAAAGACCATTCATTTCTTTCAACGTGTCATGACCAAAAGATGCACAGACCATAACAGCAACTGGGTTATTGtggaaatattattaatttttcagaactacttacaaagagccGATTAAAGCCTTATTTTTTAAAGGCATTCAAAAGGAACTCAGACACCTCAACCAAAAAATCAGCTTTAGTATTTCCATTCCTACCTAGCCATTCAGCGACTTATGAAGCAACTCTTCAACGCAAATTGAAAAAGACACCCACATTCCAAAACCCACATTActccaattatattatattttattacccaattttctttttttaatttttatattagatCACATTTTCCTATACTTTACCTCTCTTTCTCGGCAAGTAAACAAGGGAAATGGGggacccaaaaccaaaaaaaaactcaaagtcAAACCTAATTCCCCGacccaaaaaaaacccagaaacaaaaacaaaaatttcaaactgcAACATCATTTGACTCAGGAAAGACCAACATTACTCCAAATCTGGACTTAAATCGAGCtaataaacaccaaaaaaaccaCATAAAGCAAACAAATTTTTCCACTACATCAAGATCCAACACATGCAgccaaaataataacaaaaaatatataaatgcagAGTATGAGAAAATCTAGAAGAGAAAAATGCAATATTGGAAAGTAAATTACCAGGTGAACGTAAAAGGTGAAGTAAGCAGAGAGTTTAGTAGTAGTAAAGGACGAGAATTAAGGAAGTTAATAATGTAGAGAGTGAGATTCTGAGATGGGAAGTGAGAGAAGAGTAAAGAGAAAGCCCTAGATTTTTGGGTGGGGATTCAAAGAATGAGGAAAAATAAAGAGTTCACCTTTTATCTTTTCTCTATCTAAGCTTAGCTTGCTTGCTTGGCTGTGAGACCCGAAGCACACGACAGacagtgtgtatgtgtgtgtgtgtgtgagatagagagagagaaaggaaagggGAGCTGGAtttttatgcttagatctatttaGTTGAGTTTCCCGAAATACCCTTTTCTAATTTACTCAATTACGGGGCtgccatttctttttctttttcttttttctttttaagataaAAAGTTTTCTATATCTTCtagtttttaataattaatataattgaaaatattaataataaaaaaattaatggttaAAACAAATTCACATTAAAATGGTGGAAGAcagttcccttttttttttcttttgataaacaAGGTATTTATACATTTTCAAGTTTCTGACTATTCTTTTAAGTATGTGCAGTCACCCCGTTCCACATATACCGAATTATTACATGAAGAAATTCCTTGGAAATGATCCAAAGATGCTGACGATTCCTAAAGTACCttgattgtgttttatttttccGCTTTTGCAATCTTCAACACTTATATGGTGTTATTATTACATTCTCTTGTTATCTAAGTCTATAATTATTAGCCTAGCCACTATCACTATTTTTCAAACGACTATCGACCACCACTGCCTATCACTCGATTTACCCATTGTTTTCGTTCATTAACTACCATCACTGAACCTATCGGTCATTATAATTGCCATCGACCACCACTAGCTCGCTGTCACCACCATTGTAATTACTCAACACTATAAATCATTTTCAAGTTgacaaaaaaacaacaaaaagttaatcacttttttgaaattatttttctgttgaaaaatattttgcaagATCCAATGTCCCGTCACTagctaaaaatatttttattaagaaaaaccaTGTTAAAACAAAATGTACCTTCTTAAATTGCATAAAGTTATTGACTTCTTTTCAAATACTTTAGTGGCAATTGTCAAGGTGTGTGGTCGAAATAATTTGTCATctctacacttttttttaaatgatatggATAAGATTTGTTGCCAAAAGCTATCGAGACGtctttacttttagtttttcaaatctCCTTATTTGGTACATATacttaaacaataattttcaatttttaaataatattatatgtatttttacacattttttattcacacatatttctaaaaaaattcaaacaacgTTACTAACAACATTGACAAACGGGCCAATTTGTCACCAAAAATAGttcaaaactcatattttaaaaagattattaatttgcattcttttgtttgaggttaaattttttttattttatactgtataactttttaaatcTTAACATCaaagcataattttaaatttaagaaattgcATTGATAATAATAGCTTTTAAAATTATAAGtctatttagatatttttttaatttgtaaattacacACATAAAACACGTTTTGAATCCACAGCCTCATCGTTTACCTTTCTTTTATCAAGATAATGAAATGTCATTTAGTTTAGACTCATTTGCAATATACTTAAATGTTCAACTACTTACCCGTCAttagctaattttttatttagataaatatttaacattaaaacaatatatgacttttttttttattagaaacagCTAAAATATACCCTTTTTTTAGAATGATAAAATATACCTTCTTAAATTGCGTTAAGTCATTGACTTTAGTTTTTAAGTATACTGTAGTGGCAACTATCACGGGTTGTGAGTAGAGACAAATTGTCATCTCTACACTTTCTTGTAAATGTTATGGATAAGATTTTGTTACCAAGAGCTGTTGATACGTGATACGTCCATGCATTTTACTTTATAAATCTATACTTGTCTTTAGATTCTATACTTATCTTTAGTTCAAAACCCATATTATGAaaagattattattttgtttgtttgagactttgaggtgaaattttttattttatactatttaatCTACgaaaataagttaaaattttaaaaaattagattattagtaataatattttaaagttCTTCCAAGAggtttacttaaaatttttttattggtaaactACACATATTCAACGTATTTTTAATCCACCACAACCTTATCATTTacctttatttttcaataagatAGTGATTTACCTTTCTTTTATAAGACAATGAAATGTTACTAATTAAAACTCATTTGCAGTATTCTTTATTCCATATCACTTTATCTTTTGTACTTTTTATAAACCAGTGCTGTGAATTCTTAATTGGgttcagttaaaaaaaatttataagaaattaaaaaaactctcaaacaaattaatcacatttttatatttttataaaaaaaacttttaaaaaatttcattaatatattCTCTAAGGGCGTACAACCCTTCTTAATTTTCCACTCACGTTAAGATTTTGTAATGTTAAAGTCTAGTATTCTTGGGGGCAAggcaatcacaaatcacaagaATTGGTAAAGTCCTCACAGGCACAAACAAGTTGCATTGACATTTAACAATATTGGTCAAAAACTCAAACCCACATGAAATGCCACGCAAAATAGTGGAGCTGCCTCCTATTGGTGTCATAAATGGGTCCACGAGAAACAGAAGAGtacttgtaaagttgtaattgagCTCTTTGTCACTGGCCAGGTGATCTGAATAGTACCAGTAATCTGTCGAGTCTACATAGTAGTACTACAACTCTCTCGAGTCTACAACTTTTTCGTATTTCTAAAAGCTAACACTTTGCTGCATTTTCAAACTCGAATTTGAACACCTTTTCCTAACACAGATGACTCAGTCAGCTTTGCTGATCATTCTTAATTGGAATTCCACCACTCAAAAGTTAAGCAAAGCCCTCAACAAAATGCCAAAACCAGTGAACTTCAAATTTAAAACATGGATCCACATGCCCATCCACTTTCAGTTCTCCAcccaccaataaaaaaaaaaaacaaagacttTGAATACATCTTTCACGGGTTCTAGTTGATGTCATGCTATGAACGTGCTGCCAATGCCATCTTACCTGTGACAggttctctttgttttttttgaagcaattttaattctaattttcaaaCACACGCTGCACCATCTTATTTGCTAGTCTTATATATGGATAGTTTGAGCCAAAAATGAGTTTTCAAAGTACATAAAAAATGATGCGTCAAACCACCATAtgttagaataaaataaaataaatttaaaaattatacttaaatcaatcaaaattcaaaataagaaTGTTGTGAATATGTTATGAGATTATATTTCGTCTCTAGAGTCTTAGACTTTCTTGCTAAAAATATAAGGATAATGATAGTTTGGGTCTAGTGAGTTTTTCGCTTCGTCCTAGGAGCATGGGAGTGTTTATGTGTGGCTTTTAGTGTTTTAAAGCAATGGACATAAGCCAAATACTTCTTAACTTAACCCATTTGAAATCACTTCAATGTGTTTTCTTATAAAACTTATCATtagttcaaatataaattttaataaaaaatttactacgttctatattttatttgaacaaaaaaaaaaaacttgaaataaatttattgtattatataacaaaaattaagttaagaagttaccttttttttcattttttattttaaaacaaaatgagtaAAATTTGCATACTCTATTGAGTAAACTAAACCACGAGCCTAGAAATATCAATCTTTGTCATTGATTGGCAAACTTCTCGCCTTCTTGATCCAGCTCCATCAAAAAGCGATCTCACTTTCCATTATGATCGGGACAATCTTGTTGGATCTCATGTTAACAGAAAGGATCTCCATTGGATAAAGATGACTTTTTTCCCTATCCTTTCTTGCTCGAGTTCGATTGTCAatctttttgttgtttgtagttattttggtatttaattggattttaaatgttaaaattttcgGTCAACCTAACCTCATCCAACCATTTGTCTCTACTAAACGGATAGATTTAAATAGGATTATAGAATAGGTTAGGATAaagttcttaaattttaataggATAGTATTTGAATCCGTTCATGTGAAACTACATTATTATGCTAGGGTGCTAAAttcataatagaaaaaataattattggcCAAAGTTTACGTAAATTATGGTCTAATCAATGTATGAATgtgtaaaatattatatgttggATCTAGAGTCGACTCAACATATTTTGGGGCCTAAGAGGataatttgcattttatttttatgtgcaaattattagtttattcCAATATCCTAAATATAGTTCTTGCTAAACACTTCTTTGCAAAACTATCAAATAaatagttgtgttttttttaaaacaattttaccctcaattgaattgatttttttgtacTAATACTATGATGCAAAAATCATGAAATATTAACCATGTTATTGGCATGTTAAATACATTTGATTTAATATATGGCCACATTATTATGATGATTTTTCATATGTGTGGAgcattatctatatatatatatatatatatatatataaacttgcaAATtctaaatgatatattttttgtcaaatacCTCAATTTAGCTTCAAACATATTCATTTCAAACTTTGCTCAAATTTGTGGCATGCAATAATAAGGCCCAATTTAGGATTGACTCAAAACATTTGGAGTGTTCtcttatttgttaaatattaatttaataatatttatgttttgatatttatttcatttaaaaaatatttttatcactttttgagATGCAAGATTGCTATTAATTATGTATTGTGTTCAAGGTCTGCTAAGATTTCCTTTTTAACTAATAATGTCGTTAAttcacttaatctttcttgtgagATAAGCAATCTTAAATATGATGttgtcaattttaattttaaataacttCTTCTTGTATGTGCAAATGTAAAATGTATTGTaagttaatattttataagcGATACATCTTTTAGAAAAAGAAGTTTAAACCTTTTTGTAGGTGCACAATTCTAGTGGCCCAATCCTTGTTGGTCAAGTCTTGGTCCAaaaagtcccacacaatgaattttttgtagagtatgggctaaagaacttagtttcagttagcttaaacggtttgttgcatgggttaagaaaatatagaaagaaGAACGAAAAAGATGGATGTGAAGAGAGATCCCTCTTAAGTGATCAGGCTCGAAACTTCATTCCTAGGCATATATTAACACAGTAAAATTTCTCTTCTGTGTTCCtcctctcctctttttttccaTCCCTTTCTCTTGggggacttttacatattatataggccctctcctatcatctgggctttacacttgttgatcatccaaacccctacttgagcacctgtcccatcaaacacccttatcaattctttgtgagttgcagtggtcAAGGTagcactattcaggggtcttctcttcattaatgcggtcaggagagtagttgtgatgcatttaatgtggtggtggcagcctttgctgagatattttgggtttcctttctttttatgtaTTTGGGGGATGGACTACAGTGGCTTGGACGCACCTTTGATCTGGATTTTgcagtgtccgaggaggaattactcctcggacatgttCTCTTTGCCCTAGTGGGCCTAAATAAAGATTGCTTGAGCCACGATGTCTCCTCGGAAGAAttggtcctcggacgggcctaggGCCCAGCCAACTTATTATTCTGGGCCAGTCCCCACacttttaattctaaaaataaatctaaacaaTAAGCATAagaataaattgtttaaaaatatcTTGTTTGAGATGGTCACTGTATTGTGAATTTTAGTAATGAATTTGTCTAGAAAACTATTAAttccaattttaattttaatagggAGAGAAAAGAAGTAATATTTTTGGGAGAATGAAAAATTTCACACTCTTAAACTAGTGCAAACCAAGTAAAACATATTAATAGAATGCACACCAttcaaaaagaataaattattttaaaaaataatttgtattcaTTAAACCgccttaattaaaatttgaacaCTATGAGATAAATAGACAAGGCATTAT
This DNA window, taken from Quercus robur chromosome 2, dhQueRobu3.1, whole genome shotgun sequence, encodes the following:
- the LOC126714612 gene encoding B2 protein, encoding MESMHSFWQLGDELRGQSKVSEDHKWLVAASKLAEQTRIKGERMNNLDLSKGPTEMRTREKFGFQEDNKFESLNFNMLNLDSKLTESVNKSSSLRNGIYNMNAVYQKNNATLMGNIMGTKYSGNNLISKASNDNINNNNSNNSTTNNNNENANSNNAVDKRFKTLPATETLPRNEVLGGYIFVCNNDTMQEDLKRQLFGLPPRYRDSVRAITPGLPLFLYNYTTHQLHGIFEATSFGGSNIDATAWEDKKCKGESRFPAQVRIRVRKICKALEEDAFRPVLHHYDGPKFRLELSVPETLDLLDLCEQAGTVA